A genomic window from Methanovulcanius yangii includes:
- a CDS encoding class I SAM-dependent methyltransferase, translating to MPDDRICPARLARWLDNPLRSLLHPPKRIVGPYIRPGDTALDIGCASGFFTRAMARMVGTSGKVIAVDIQEEMLEILRIKAAKEDLAPRIQCRQAGEGTLNLDPETPVDFALAFYVMHELPDISGALGEIARVIKPGGYLLLAEPTMHVSEEAFSDTILAAEKRGFEFVKEPRILWARAVLMEMPYG from the coding sequence ATGCCCGATGACAGAATCTGTCCGGCCCGTCTGGCACGCTGGCTCGACAACCCCCTGAGAAGCCTCCTCCATCCGCCGAAAAGAATTGTCGGCCCATATATCAGGCCGGGGGACACGGCTCTCGACATCGGATGCGCCTCGGGGTTCTTCACCCGGGCAATGGCGCGGATGGTAGGGACATCGGGGAAGGTCATCGCTGTTGACATTCAGGAGGAGATGCTTGAAATCCTCCGTATCAAGGCCGCGAAGGAGGACCTCGCCCCAAGAATCCAATGCCGTCAGGCGGGAGAAGGTACCCTGAACCTCGACCCCGAAACACCCGTCGACTTTGCCCTTGCCTTCTATGTCATGCATGAATTGCCCGATATTTCCGGTGCGTTGGGCGAGATTGCCCGGGTGATAAAGCCGGGAGGATACCTCCTTCTTGCCGAACCCACGATGCATGTCAGTGAGGAGGCATTTTCCGACACCATCTTAGCAGCAGAGAAAAGAGGGTTCGAATTTGTGAAAGAACCCCGCATCCTCTGGGCGAGGGCTGTGCTGATGGAAATGCCCTACGGCTGA
- a CDS encoding vWA domain-containing protein: MSSLNDVVDIAYPQQPHCPTVLLLDTSGSMSIGGKIHDLSAGIRTFKEEIELDDLARKRVDVAVITFGDTVSVTNGFSPVETFEPPELHADGLTPMGEAICRALDLVEDRKAAYREDGIDYYRPWIFLITDGEPTDMLDGDDRWREVTARIHEGEEAGRFLFFTVGLDEADMGLLKKLSPPNRAPVRLRDHRFHEMFLWLSRSQVKVSASGPGDQIILEDFFGPDGWGEIQAF; the protein is encoded by the coding sequence ATGAGCAGCCTGAACGACGTGGTGGATATCGCCTATCCCCAACAACCCCATTGCCCGACGGTTCTCCTTCTCGACACATCCGGTTCCATGTCCATCGGGGGAAAGATCCACGATTTGAGTGCGGGAATCCGTACGTTCAAAGAGGAGATCGAACTGGATGACCTCGCCCGCAAACGGGTCGATGTGGCGGTGATCACCTTTGGCGATACGGTAAGCGTGACAAATGGATTCTCTCCCGTGGAGACCTTCGAACCCCCGGAACTTCATGCAGACGGTCTGACTCCGATGGGTGAGGCAATCTGCCGTGCCCTCGATCTCGTGGAGGACCGAAAGGCAGCCTACCGGGAGGACGGCATCGATTACTACCGTCCGTGGATCTTTCTCATCACCGACGGGGAACCGACTGATATGCTCGATGGGGACGACCGATGGAGGGAGGTCACCGCGAGGATTCATGAGGGGGAGGAAGCGGGCAGATTCCTCTTCTTTACGGTCGGCCTGGATGAGGCTGATATGGGACTTTTAAAAAAGCTGTCCCCGCCGAACCGTGCCCCGGTGCGCCTACGTGACCACCGGTTCCACGAGATGTTCCTGTGGCTCTCACGGAGCCAGGTGAAGGTGTCGGCGTCAGGGCCGGGCGATCAGATTATTCTTGAGGATTTCTTCGGCCCCGATGGCTGGGGAGAGATCCAGGCCTTCTGA
- a CDS encoding CAP domain-containing protein, translating to MSNKNCIFHGNNVKKIQICHNYISLDPLWTKDRIYLSGYLAFLIFSYIFNSMLGIGLIIVSAIIFGVNFHIIFGALRGHRGYYAGENCAVISTGYVKGFKREIISDQDIAYALHKIWMGSPGHRKNILENNFYRVGIGVHRKGSKFYATELFSD from the coding sequence ATGTCAAATAAGAACTGTATTTTTCATGGCAATAATGTCAAAAAAATTCAGATTTGCCATAATTATATTTCATTAGATCCATTGTGGACAAAAGACCGTATCTATCTTTCAGGGTATCTAGCCTTTCTGATATTTAGTTATATATTCAATAGTATGTTGGGTATAGGACTCATTATTGTGAGCGCGATTATTTTCGGAGTAAATTTTCATATTATTTTTGGAGCATTACGAGGTCATAGAGGATATTATGCCGGTGAAAATTGTGCAGTAATCTCAACTGGATATGTAAAGGGTTTTAAGCGCGAAATTATCTCTGATCAGGACATTGCGTATGCCCTCCATAAAATCTGGATGGGTAGTCCAGGTCATCGTAAGAATATTCTCGAAAATAATTTTTATCGTGTTGGAATCGGTGTCCATAGGAAAGGTAGCAAATTCTATGCGACAGAATTGTTCAGTGATTAA
- a CDS encoding type II toxin-antitoxin system PemK/MazF family toxin, translating to MVQVGDVVLASGLFPGDRKIRPAVVISGDDPSSIVVCPVSSKRPTDTAWITIDLHDFAEGGLDVFDESYVIIGHRCRIRRTSIVGSRKGRLSGDVIRTICITAGDL from the coding sequence ATGGTTCAGGTCGGAGATGTGGTGCTGGCATCGGGACTCTTCCCCGGGGACCGTAAGATACGACCTGCGGTGGTCATTTCCGGAGACGACCCCTCGTCCATCGTTGTCTGCCCGGTCTCATCGAAACGGCCGACGGATACTGCGTGGATAACGATCGACCTGCATGATTTTGCCGAAGGGGGGCTGGATGTTTTCGATGAGAGTTATGTCATCATCGGACACCGGTGCAGGATACGACGAACCTCCATTGTCGGAAGCCGAAAGGGCCGCCTCTCTGGTGATGTGATTCGGACCATCTGCATCACTGCCGGAGACCTGTGA
- a CDS encoding mechanosensitive ion channel family protein has product MVISTLNETEAIAEWPFRTFDTGMILEIVYIIVVAYVLVKILSYLLRRIADKAGSYRITATMIIPLLKIVIYASALYFIIAAVLQPSLSQLVAFSGLFGAALGFGLKDVFADIIGGIVIAFERPYQIGDKISVQGTYGEVKDIGLRSTRIVTPDDSSVSIPNFSVFNEATASANAGKTEMMVVIDLFIDAHSDAGTAMAILRDAVVTSKYVYISPTRPYTILLADFPYYKRIRAKAYVNDLRSEFEFRSEVTRRAWIELQRQGIEPPRFPAHVTEAPAE; this is encoded by the coding sequence ATGGTGATCTCGACGCTGAATGAAACGGAAGCGATTGCCGAGTGGCCATTCCGGACCTTTGACACGGGGATGATACTGGAGATTGTCTACATCATTGTCGTTGCCTACGTCCTCGTTAAGATTCTGTCCTATCTGCTCCGAAGAATTGCCGATAAAGCCGGGAGCTACCGGATTACGGCAACGATGATCATCCCTCTCCTGAAGATAGTCATCTACGCATCCGCACTGTACTTCATCATTGCCGCCGTCCTCCAGCCGTCCCTTTCACAGCTGGTCGCCTTCTCAGGGCTTTTCGGAGCGGCGCTCGGATTCGGGCTCAAGGATGTCTTTGCCGATATCATCGGGGGCATCGTCATTGCATTTGAACGACCGTATCAGATTGGCGATAAGATTTCCGTCCAGGGGACATACGGCGAAGTAAAAGATATCGGGCTTCGTTCGACCCGTATTGTCACTCCGGACGATTCATCCGTCTCAATCCCTAATTTTTCCGTCTTCAATGAAGCTACTGCAAGTGCCAATGCAGGAAAAACAGAGATGATGGTCGTCATCGATCTGTTTATCGACGCACACAGTGATGCAGGTACAGCAATGGCGATTCTGCGTGATGCGGTCGTCACCTCGAAATATGTCTATATATCGCCCACTCGCCCCTATACCATCCTCCTCGCAGACTTTCCATACTACAAACGCATTCGTGCAAAAGCCTATGTCAATGATCTTCGTTCGGAATTCGAATTTCGCTCCGAGGTGACGCGACGTGCATGGATTGAACTGCAGCGACAGGGGATAGAACCGCCGCGGTTCCCCGCGCACGTCACCGAAGCCCCTGCTGAATGA
- a CDS encoding TMEM175 family protein — MTDGFYAIVITIGVLTINDEGIPPIPPGGTFLDILLPFIPAVINYAIAFFILVAFWIIHYRQTRSLRHVDNTYIWLHFLGLFFVALVPFTISINSGFESYPLAVSLLAANLMVIGIFGAASWAYASGNHRLIEKEVSQERIDMALRRSLVTPFICILVIIFAFAISPENANWLYILIIPLMIYLKRKSALSGA; from the coding sequence ATGACCGATGGATTTTATGCCATCGTCATTACCATCGGGGTTCTGACCATCAATGACGAAGGCATCCCTCCCATACCTCCGGGAGGAACCTTCCTTGACATCCTTCTGCCCTTCATTCCGGCGGTCATCAACTATGCCATCGCCTTCTTTATCCTCGTCGCATTCTGGATCATTCATTACCGCCAGACCAGAAGCCTGCGCCATGTGGACAATACCTACATCTGGCTCCATTTTCTCGGACTGTTTTTCGTCGCCCTCGTGCCCTTTACGATCAGCATCAACAGCGGCTTCGAGAGCTATCCCCTCGCGGTCTCCCTCCTTGCGGCAAATCTCATGGTCATCGGGATATTCGGGGCGGCCTCATGGGCTTATGCATCAGGAAACCATCGCCTGATAGAAAAGGAGGTCAGTCAGGAGAGAATCGACATGGCACTCAGACGCTCGCTCGTCACGCCCTTCATCTGCATCCTGGTCATCATATTTGCATTCGCCATATCGCCGGAAAATGCAAACTGGCTCTATATTCTGATAATTCCCCTCATGATCTATTTGAAGAGGAAGAGTGCCCTCTCCGGTGCATGA
- a CDS encoding RNA recognition motif domain-containing protein, producing MQGSKLYVGNLTYSVTDKQLEELFSEYGEVKEVRVIERKGFGFVEMGTPEEAEKAMEALNETVFEGRTMRIDEARPPKPRSEYRPRY from the coding sequence ATGCAAGGCAGCAAACTTTACGTTGGTAATCTTACTTATTCGGTCACAGACAAACAGCTCGAAGAGCTCTTCTCTGAATATGGTGAGGTGAAAGAAGTTCGGGTCATTGAGCGCAAGGGATTCGGATTCGTTGAGATGGGAACTCCCGAGGAAGCCGAGAAGGCAATGGAAGCACTCAATGAGACCGTCTTCGAGGGACGTACGATGAGAATCGACGAAGCACGCCCCCCGAAACCCCGCAGCGAATACCGCCCGCGTTACTAA
- a CDS encoding SAM-dependent methyltransferase: MMDTTFDDIILHPIGVIRNTTKQPFLIANEQGLSMRDDLTPTIEEVRRTEETISEVVLNRDLADLLDGIDEYSHIKILYWAHGVPREGRALKKVHPMGNPAYPLVGLFSTCSPARPNPILTTVVRLVGREGTTLHVTGLDAIDGSPVLDIKPHVREFYPADEVRIPEWMKRIQEEVRERK, translated from the coding sequence ATGATGGATACAACATTCGACGATATCATTTTGCACCCGATTGGCGTGATCCGCAATACCACCAAGCAGCCCTTCCTCATCGCGAACGAACAGGGCCTTTCCATGCGCGACGACCTGACGCCGACCATCGAGGAGGTCCGCAGGACCGAGGAGACGATCTCCGAGGTCGTCCTCAACAGAGACCTTGCCGACCTCCTCGATGGAATCGACGAATACTCCCATATCAAGATCCTTTACTGGGCCCACGGCGTCCCCCGCGAAGGCCGTGCCCTCAAGAAGGTCCACCCGATGGGTAACCCTGCCTATCCTCTCGTCGGCCTCTTCTCCACCTGCAGCCCGGCCCGCCCCAACCCGATTCTCACCACCGTTGTCCGCCTCGTGGGAAGGGAAGGCACCACCCTCCACGTCACCGGCCTCGACGCCATCGACGGGAGCCCCGTCCTCGACATCAAACCGCATGTGCGGGAGTTCTATCCGGCAGATGAGGTGAGGATTCCGGAGTGGATGAAGAGGATTCAGGAGGAAGTGAGGGAGAGGAAGTAA
- a CDS encoding esterase/lipase family protein produces the protein MTKSPATTCPVVLVHGWKSHPRVWAALCARLEEASIVHWNFSHARMNAAPAEIAVCLREFIRDRREASGYMGDVDIVCHSAGTAIVRYLLEVLDTPSYDQKIRQLIALAPPNNGSAMAELFYHPIYAPDLFRMLGRVFVPRDYDPSQDIMTRELCAGSRTMIQLKKAGIRKDIRYRMILTENKTGTPALFPWLDGKTWAHTPDGRWVLTYAGDGVIPHIDSFLPGAELDILPADTERFTASPDEYSHISLPSNREAMDCILAYLQDPSIPSSAVCGNVEADEAGLDSWCPENFTISD, from the coding sequence ATGACAAAGAGTCCTGCAACCACATGTCCGGTCGTACTGGTCCATGGCTGGAAAAGTCACCCCCGGGTCTGGGCGGCTCTTTGTGCACGTCTCGAAGAGGCATCGATTGTTCACTGGAATTTTTCCCATGCCCGCATGAATGCCGCCCCGGCCGAGATAGCGGTATGTCTCCGGGAGTTTATCCGGGATCGGCGCGAAGCATCCGGCTATATGGGAGACGTTGACATCGTCTGCCACTCTGCCGGAACTGCCATCGTCAGGTACCTGCTGGAGGTGCTGGATACCCCCTCGTACGATCAGAAAATCCGCCAGCTGATTGCCCTCGCACCGCCGAACAACGGATCGGCCATGGCGGAGCTGTTCTATCACCCGATCTACGCCCCGGATCTCTTCAGGATGCTTGGCAGGGTATTTGTTCCCAGGGATTATGATCCCTCACAGGATATCATGACAAGGGAGCTGTGCGCGGGGAGCCGGACAATGATACAGCTGAAGAAGGCAGGAATTCGAAAGGATATCAGATACAGGATGATCCTGACCGAAAACAAAACAGGAACACCGGCACTCTTTCCCTGGCTGGACGGCAAGACATGGGCGCACACACCGGATGGCAGATGGGTACTCACGTATGCGGGGGACGGGGTTATCCCGCACATCGATTCCTTCCTTCCGGGGGCGGAGTTGGATATTCTCCCGGCCGATACGGAGAGATTCACTGCCTCACCCGATGAATATTCACATATCTCCCTCCCCTCCAACCGGGAGGCCATGGACTGCATTCTTGCCTACCTGCAGGACCCCTCCATACCATCGAGCGCCGTCTGCGGGAATGTAGAGGCGGACGAGGCTGGCCTGGATTCATGGTGCCCTGAAAACTTCACAATTAGTGACTGA
- a CDS encoding protein-S-isoprenylcysteine O-methyltransferase, whose translation MQTSTGTGEPAADIVFIAVYLLGLLAGSTIRWHYTRTYRRRARTAGNRPHVDTPLVYLPVLGMILVPAVYILTPLLSFADYFLPQWAGWAGTVVYAAAFILLWRSHADLGSAFSPVTEITEGQHLVTGGVYRFIRHPMYAAHLLWALAQPLLLWNWIAGFSMLATFLPLYLVRVPREETMMEEAFGDEYRAYMQRTGRIIPRHFRKKN comes from the coding sequence GTGCAGACATCGACCGGAACAGGAGAACCGGCAGCTGACATAGTGTTCATAGCCGTCTATCTTCTCGGGCTTCTTGCGGGAAGTACAATCCGGTGGCACTACACCCGCACATACCGGAGGCGGGCACGAACAGCGGGTAATCGGCCTCATGTGGACACTCCTCTTGTCTATCTGCCCGTCCTCGGAATGATTCTGGTTCCGGCAGTCTATATCCTGACACCCCTGCTCTCCTTTGCCGACTATTTCCTGCCGCAATGGGCAGGATGGGCGGGGACCGTAGTGTATGCCGCCGCCTTCATCCTCCTGTGGCGCTCCCATGCCGACTTGGGCTCCGCCTTTTCCCCGGTTACCGAGATCACCGAAGGACAGCACCTGGTGACGGGCGGGGTCTACCGGTTCATCCGGCATCCGATGTATGCAGCACATCTCCTCTGGGCGCTTGCACAACCCCTTCTGTTGTGGAACTGGATTGCCGGGTTTTCGATGCTCGCCACATTTCTCCCCCTCTATCTGGTCAGGGTGCCAAGGGAGGAGACGATGATGGAGGAGGCATTCGGGGACGAATACCGTGCCTACATGCAGAGGACGGGGAGAATCATTCCCCGGCATTTTCGAAAAAAGAATTGA
- a CDS encoding cryptochrome/photolyase family protein yields the protein MVFLVEDDRFFTDFAFHRKKLLLHRAAMQYYSDFLDEKGFRVTYIGNRSKQTTLEDLFRLLGEMDVHAVRMAEVTDHPLEERIGTLADAGGVAVTIDPSPAFLTPAAVIRKEFGGKEHYMMDHFYRHQRVRMNVLMEDDHPVGGKWSYDVLNRRPLPPKEIVPPLLSLPPSRYVRDAAAWVDDRYPKNPGSTEGFRYPVTHADARLWFSDFLEHRLARFGTYEDAIRREETFLYHSVLSPLLNTGLITPGEVVHQTLAYGGDHDTPLNSLEGFLRQVIGWREFVRAVYLCRGEEERRSNYWNHRRRLPSPFYDGTTGLVPVDIVVRRVLEHAFTHHIERLMVLGNIMCLAEIDPDDIHRWFMELFIDAYDWVMVPNVYGMSQYADGGLMSTKPYISSSNYIRRMSDIPEGEWCRIWDGLFWRFVEKNRKKISENYRMKLILANLDRKSDEEKEALFGVAEEFLARL from the coding sequence ATGGTGTTCCTTGTCGAGGACGATCGTTTCTTCACTGATTTTGCCTTTCATCGCAAGAAGCTCCTCCTTCATCGTGCTGCGATGCAGTATTACTCCGATTTTCTCGACGAGAAGGGATTTCGGGTGACCTATATCGGGAACCGGTCGAAACAGACGACTCTCGAGGATCTCTTCCGGCTCCTCGGTGAGATGGATGTTCATGCGGTCCGTATGGCGGAGGTGACGGATCATCCTCTGGAAGAGCGCATCGGGACTCTTGCGGATGCCGGTGGCGTGGCCGTCACTATCGATCCGTCACCCGCATTCCTCACTCCCGCCGCCGTCATCCGTAAGGAATTCGGTGGAAAGGAACACTACATGATGGATCATTTCTACCGGCACCAGCGTGTCCGGATGAATGTCCTGATGGAGGATGACCACCCGGTCGGGGGGAAATGGAGCTACGATGTCCTCAACCGGCGCCCCCTTCCCCCGAAAGAAATCGTCCCTCCTCTCCTCTCCCTCCCGCCATCCCGGTACGTACGGGACGCGGCCGCTTGGGTCGATGACCGGTACCCGAAAAATCCCGGGTCGACGGAGGGGTTCCGGTACCCGGTCACCCACGCAGATGCCCGGTTGTGGTTCAGCGATTTCCTCGAACACCGGCTGGCCCGGTTCGGTACATATGAAGATGCCATCAGGAGAGAGGAAACCTTCCTCTACCATTCCGTCCTCTCCCCCCTTCTCAACACCGGCCTCATCACTCCGGGGGAGGTAGTACACCAAACCCTTGCCTATGGAGGAGATCACGACACTCCGCTCAACTCTCTTGAGGGATTTCTCCGGCAGGTGATCGGGTGGCGCGAGTTTGTCCGGGCCGTCTATCTCTGCCGGGGAGAGGAAGAACGCCGGTCCAATTACTGGAATCACCGGCGACGCCTCCCGTCACCCTTCTATGACGGCACGACGGGGCTTGTCCCGGTGGATATCGTGGTCAGGAGAGTTCTCGAACATGCATTCACTCATCATATCGAACGCCTGATGGTGCTTGGCAATATCATGTGCCTTGCGGAGATCGACCCCGATGACATCCACCGGTGGTTCATGGAACTCTTCATCGACGCCTATGACTGGGTGATGGTCCCGAATGTCTACGGCATGTCCCAGTATGCGGACGGGGGACTCATGAGCACCAAACCCTATATCAGCAGTTCCAACTATATCCGGCGGATGAGCGACATCCCCGAAGGTGAATGGTGCAGGATATGGGACGGGCTCTTCTGGCGGTTTGTGGAGAAAAACAGGAAAAAAATCAGCGAAAACTATCGGATGAAGCTCATTCTCGCAAATCTCGACCGGAAGAGTGATGAGGAGAAAGAGGCGCTCTTCGGGGTGGCGGAAGAATTTCTGGCCCGCCTCTGA
- a CDS encoding molybdopterin-dependent oxidoreductase translates to MRNPWQTVIIIAILIVAALYAVDLIALSGVRDSQVQELAPAEIREYEGEDLSSITAFRENSIKGPQYIANSSYSLKVYGMVDEPREYRYSAVLEGFPHYSKVVTLNCVEGWDVTILWEGVLVRDLLDASGVDPVAHTVIFAAHDGYTTSFPVEYFYENDIMMAYSMNGVTLPPERGYPFQLVAEEKWGYKWIKWITAIEVSDDASYQGYWERRGFANDGDLERSFPD, encoded by the coding sequence ATGCGAAATCCATGGCAGACTGTTATCATCATCGCAATTCTTATCGTCGCGGCACTCTATGCCGTGGATCTCATCGCATTATCGGGTGTCCGGGATTCACAGGTGCAGGAACTTGCCCCCGCGGAGATCCGCGAGTACGAGGGAGAGGATCTCTCCTCGATAACGGCTTTTCGGGAAAATTCGATAAAAGGGCCCCAGTATATCGCAAACAGCTCCTATTCACTGAAGGTGTACGGGATGGTCGATGAGCCGAGGGAATACCGGTATTCCGCCGTTCTTGAGGGATTCCCCCACTATTCGAAGGTGGTGACCCTCAACTGCGTCGAGGGGTGGGATGTGACCATCCTCTGGGAGGGAGTCCTCGTCCGCGACCTTCTCGATGCCTCGGGCGTAGACCCCGTGGCACATACGGTGATATTTGCTGCCCATGACGGGTACACCACATCATTCCCGGTGGAGTACTTCTATGAAAACGACATCATGATGGCATATTCGATGAACGGAGTGACCCTGCCTCCCGAACGTGGCTATCCCTTCCAGCTGGTCGCAGAGGAGAAGTGGGGGTACAAGTGGATCAAATGGATAACGGCGATCGAAGTCTCCGACGATGCATCGTATCAGGGCTACTGGGAACGGAGAGGATTTGCCAATGACGGGGACCTTGAGAGGAGCTTTCCGGACTAA
- a CDS encoding YqhA family protein, which translates to MSENSPAGEVTKKRYWLKAMFVFSRFLVVIAIIGLMIGSVVTMIAGVGQLFRIGSFLLTEGILSGEAGTLLSVAVSEMIDLLLIGVVLIIIALGLYQLFIDPDLILPDWLNTTSLESLKGRLLIVILVVLPVTFLGYVTTAEDGIMVAGFGIGISLIMVAIGYVLSVVSRAGIERRKLEIHEAVKEE; encoded by the coding sequence ATGAGCGAGAACAGTCCTGCGGGTGAGGTGACGAAAAAGCGGTACTGGCTGAAGGCCATGTTCGTGTTCAGCCGCTTTCTGGTCGTTATTGCCATTATCGGCCTTATGATCGGCTCTGTCGTGACCATGATAGCCGGAGTCGGCCAATTATTCCGGATCGGTTCATTTCTCCTCACAGAAGGTATCCTCTCCGGTGAAGCGGGAACGCTTCTTTCGGTCGCGGTGTCGGAGATGATCGACTTGCTCCTGATAGGGGTGGTCCTCATCATCATTGCCCTTGGCCTGTACCAGTTGTTCATCGATCCGGATCTCATTCTTCCCGACTGGCTGAATACCACTTCACTGGAATCCTTAAAGGGCCGCCTTCTCATCGTCATCCTCGTGGTCCTCCCCGTGACATTCCTTGGCTATGTCACCACGGCCGAAGACGGGATTATGGTCGCGGGGTTTGGAATTGGCATCTCGCTCATCATGGTCGCCATAGGATATGTCCTGAGTGTCGTCTCCAGGGCCGGTATTGAGAGAAGGAAGCTGGAGATCCACGAGGCGGTGAAGGAGGAATAG
- a CDS encoding PP2C family serine/threonine-protein phosphatase, whose protein sequence is MCGASVAGNGRRKDGGKCQDAWGTLRLPLNAVVIGVADGFGSASRGGTGARRAVDIALERVAGFFHPADDEGDVPAFFEKNRDIVRAGIVSAHEALWSLAGAEGLSPREFACTMILVLWYGSSCTVAHIGDGGVVVRTPDGLICLSSPQKGEYVNETCSLAAADYTENLRVIENVPGTSACALFTDGVERSLLVKNGAAWEPYGPFFSPAFIYLETLSDTTGGGDEIRSFLLSERMQNQSDDDMTLVMGITAEGTCDD, encoded by the coding sequence GTGTGCGGCGCATCCGTCGCCGGGAATGGCCGCCGAAAGGACGGTGGGAAATGTCAGGATGCGTGGGGGACATTGCGTCTCCCCCTCAATGCCGTTGTGATTGGAGTGGCAGACGGGTTCGGGAGTGCCTCGCGGGGTGGAACCGGAGCGCGGAGAGCAGTTGATATCGCGCTTGAAAGGGTTGCAGGATTTTTTCATCCGGCCGATGATGAGGGCGATGTGCCTGCATTTTTTGAAAAAAACCGTGATATTGTGCGTGCCGGCATCGTGTCGGCACACGAGGCCCTCTGGAGCCTTGCCGGTGCAGAGGGATTATCCCCGCGGGAGTTTGCCTGCACCATGATTCTGGTCCTCTGGTACGGCTCTTCCTGCACCGTTGCGCATATCGGCGATGGCGGTGTCGTTGTGCGGACACCGGACGGGCTCATCTGTCTGTCATCCCCGCAGAAGGGGGAGTATGTCAATGAGACCTGTTCCCTTGCGGCGGCCGATTATACCGAAAATCTCCGGGTTATCGAGAATGTGCCGGGAACCAGTGCCTGTGCGCTCTTTACCGATGGCGTCGAACGATCTCTTCTCGTGAAAAATGGTGCAGCATGGGAACCCTATGGTCCGTTCTTCTCCCCTGCATTCATATATCTGGAGACGCTATCAGATACTACCGGAGGTGGGGATGAGATTCGATCATTCCTCCTCTCAGAACGAATGCAGAACCAGTCGGATGATGACATGACGCTCGTCATGGGAATTACGGCAGAAGGAACATGTGATGACTGA